A genomic stretch from Phycisphaerae bacterium includes:
- a CDS encoding DUF5689 domain-containing protein: MKTSRSLLILIAFGLAFVTLLTPTSARAGVPVLLINEIDSDTPSDDVAEFVELYDGGVGNTALDGYIVVFFNGSDDLSYASFDLDGKSTDANGFFLLGNTGVIGTPGNNNLDIGLTNVLQNGADAVALYAVDTPFPNGTAPTTADLVDALVYDTADPDDAGLLILLNASQPQVDEASGGDVTNDSIGRCPDNSGGARNTDRYLAQTPSPGASNNVNCPDPNLGACCLIGGGCVLMTSTDCATASGIFQGAGVFCGETTCDGITGACCSGASCSQQLRENCQAAGLIFLGEGVSCTGACPPNYSGLFINEIRTQQPGADTEHFFEIYNSSASTRSLNGLSYVVIGDDLDAPQPSNSGFIEEVIELSGHSIPAGGFFLVAEDADTFGAVANKITGINFEDSDNLTHLLVSGFYGTNGQDLDTPSDCVLDAPQPWAAIVDRVALIQQSNPPTTTECHYGLNGVPPNTIGPDGSFVPAHCSRIPNGSTAANAWVFLAEFDPALANDTPGASNALATGACCEAGSFCSAQTRTQCVDGFGGIWKGRDVPCDADNDMINEACEGACCYCADADPAYCEAYACTVTDPDTCAGLGGGTGVFQGNQIPCPPDAGSIDCSECLTIADARARFELFNPPANPPTPRIPVPVRICNVRLSSKTSLVNNPNASYAIQDLSGADGQSGLTIFGTAALLSAQFGSVNEGDRIDVQGTLIDFNGLMELSNNNLRALALVHNYGDNQPVVPIVVPGSDFTTGNPLAEQRESELVTIECVAFVSPPGPNFAGSTNYTINTGPNNLALRVSTNALDYINSPIPTGMTTITGILGQFDSTVPQDSNYQLAPRKLTDFNNSPANCGPTAACCGAGGTCRNDLNESLCNGSGGYFNPGDATCPPATPCLTVDDVRINEIRMDQPSTDLDEYFELKGTPNTPLGSLTYVVIGDGTGSSGVIEAFRRLTSEKIPADGHYLATSTTYTLGGSPDDQSTFLNFENDDNTTHMIVENFTGATGQDLDTPDDGVLNTTPWLRIVDSVAVVKQLNPVPNVDGNEYYYSATTVGPEGTTSPSHVAICPLLNQWQILPEDPLVGSDTPGTANPAGCACGSCAGDINNDGLVNGKDIKPFTDALLFGPVDGCADITLDSALTYADVGPFANLVLSGSVCGGLGAPTGTRIVTYNLLNYSGSSARNAAFKKLTNAMQADVIIAQEVNGSGGASGFLTNVLNAADGPGGYAMAEFTDGPDTDNALYYRTIKLDYTNGNHVVLATALRNVDRWFLSHDGQGAAGQFYVYSAHLRAGQGQTNVDARAAEAAIMRADANALPGGSRFIYAGDFNLYNGNIADLPDNPAETAWGNLTAVGAGRGNDPISQIGIWHANGAFDSYHTQSPHNDNPGAPGNATGGGMDDRFDFMLVSDNMLGGGSGLKYLTGTYKAYGQDGNHLNLDINDPPTIPEGTFIADQLHSASDHLPVVMEVRIVP; this comes from the coding sequence ATGAAGACGTCACGGTCATTGTTAATTCTTATCGCGTTCGGGTTGGCTTTCGTCACCCTGCTGACTCCGACATCGGCACGGGCCGGGGTCCCGGTCTTGCTGATCAATGAAATAGACTCCGACACTCCCAGCGACGACGTTGCTGAATTCGTCGAGCTTTACGATGGCGGCGTCGGAAATACCGCGCTTGATGGTTATATCGTCGTCTTCTTCAACGGCAGCGACGACCTTTCTTACGCCTCTTTCGACCTCGATGGCAAGTCGACCGACGCCAACGGATTCTTCCTCTTGGGCAATACCGGCGTAATCGGGACGCCAGGCAATAATAACCTGGACATCGGACTAACAAACGTCCTCCAAAACGGCGCTGACGCCGTTGCGCTCTACGCCGTGGATACCCCTTTTCCCAATGGCACCGCGCCGACGACGGCCGACCTCGTCGACGCCCTCGTGTACGACACCGCCGACCCCGACGACGCCGGCCTCCTCATCTTGCTGAACGCCAGTCAGCCGCAGGTCGACGAAGCCAGCGGCGGCGACGTCACGAACGATTCGATCGGCCGATGCCCGGACAACAGCGGCGGCGCACGGAACACCGATCGCTACCTGGCACAGACACCGTCGCCCGGGGCCTCGAACAATGTCAATTGCCCTGATCCGAATCTCGGCGCTTGCTGTCTCATCGGTGGCGGTTGCGTGCTGATGACCTCGACGGATTGCGCGACGGCCAGCGGAATATTCCAGGGGGCGGGGGTCTTTTGCGGAGAGACGACCTGCGACGGAATTACCGGGGCCTGCTGCAGCGGCGCCTCCTGCTCTCAGCAACTTCGTGAGAATTGCCAGGCGGCCGGCCTGATCTTCCTCGGCGAAGGGGTTTCCTGCACCGGCGCCTGTCCGCCCAATTATTCGGGCCTGTTCATCAACGAGATTCGAACGCAACAACCGGGCGCCGACACGGAGCACTTTTTCGAAATCTACAACAGCAGCGCCAGCACTCGTAGCCTCAACGGCCTCTCCTATGTCGTCATTGGCGATGACCTGGACGCCCCGCAGCCGAGCAATTCGGGCTTCATTGAAGAGGTCATCGAGTTGTCCGGCCATTCCATTCCAGCCGGCGGTTTTTTCCTCGTCGCCGAGGACGCCGACACCTTCGGCGCGGTGGCCAACAAGATTACGGGCATTAACTTCGAGGACAGCGATAACCTGACGCACCTGTTGGTCAGTGGCTTTTATGGCACCAATGGACAGGACCTCGACACGCCGAGCGATTGCGTGCTGGATGCGCCGCAACCGTGGGCGGCCATTGTGGACCGCGTCGCCCTGATCCAGCAATCCAATCCGCCGACGACAACGGAGTGCCACTATGGCCTCAACGGCGTTCCGCCCAACACCATCGGGCCGGATGGTTCCTTCGTCCCGGCGCATTGCTCACGCATCCCCAACGGCAGCACGGCCGCCAATGCGTGGGTGTTCCTGGCCGAATTCGATCCCGCCCTGGCCAACGACACACCCGGGGCGAGCAACGCGCTGGCGACCGGCGCGTGTTGCGAGGCCGGCTCGTTCTGCAGTGCCCAGACTCGCACCCAATGCGTGGACGGATTTGGGGGCATCTGGAAGGGGCGCGACGTCCCTTGTGACGCTGACAACGACATGATCAACGAAGCCTGCGAAGGCGCCTGTTGCTATTGTGCGGACGCCGATCCCGCGTACTGCGAGGCCTATGCCTGTACGGTTACGGATCCGGATACCTGCGCCGGGCTGGGCGGAGGCACGGGCGTTTTCCAGGGCAATCAAATTCCCTGCCCTCCGGACGCCGGTTCGATCGACTGTTCCGAATGTCTGACCATCGCGGACGCCCGCGCGCGGTTCGAGCTATTCAATCCCCCCGCCAACCCGCCGACTCCGCGGATTCCCGTTCCGGTACGTATATGCAATGTGCGGCTTTCTTCCAAGACGAGCCTGGTTAACAATCCCAACGCGTCCTACGCGATTCAGGATCTCAGTGGCGCAGACGGCCAAAGCGGGCTGACCATCTTTGGCACCGCCGCACTCCTTTCGGCGCAATTCGGATCCGTGAATGAAGGCGACCGTATCGACGTTCAAGGCACGCTGATCGACTTCAACGGCCTCATGGAGTTGTCCAACAACAACCTCCGGGCGCTGGCGCTCGTCCACAATTACGGTGACAACCAGCCGGTCGTACCCATCGTCGTCCCCGGTTCGGACTTCACCACCGGCAATCCCCTTGCCGAGCAACGCGAGAGCGAGCTGGTGACGATAGAGTGCGTCGCGTTTGTCAGTCCGCCCGGACCCAACTTCGCCGGCTCGACCAACTACACGATCAACACCGGACCGAACAACCTCGCGCTGCGCGTCTCGACGAACGCGCTGGACTATATCAATTCGCCGATCCCGACCGGAATGACCACGATTACCGGCATCCTCGGCCAGTTTGATAGTACGGTTCCGCAAGACAGCAACTACCAGCTTGCACCGCGGAAGCTCACAGATTTCAATAATTCTCCGGCAAACTGCGGGCCCACGGCGGCCTGCTGCGGGGCCGGCGGAACCTGCCGCAACGACCTGAACGAGTCGTTGTGCAATGGATCGGGCGGCTATTTCAATCCCGGCGATGCCACTTGTCCTCCGGCGACGCCGTGCCTGACCGTGGATGATGTACGGATCAACGAAATCCGCATGGATCAGCCCAGCACGGATCTCGACGAGTACTTCGAACTCAAGGGAACGCCGAATACGCCGCTCGGCTCTTTGACCTATGTGGTCATCGGCGACGGCACCGGCAGCAGCGGCGTCATCGAGGCGTTCCGCCGGCTGACGAGCGAGAAGATCCCCGCCGACGGGCACTATCTGGCGACCAGCACCACTTACACGCTGGGCGGTTCACCCGACGATCAGAGCACCTTCCTCAACTTTGAGAACGACGACAACACGACCCACATGATCGTCGAGAACTTTACCGGCGCGACCGGTCAGGACCTCGACACGCCTGATGACGGCGTGCTCAATACCACGCCCTGGCTGCGCATCGTCGATAGCGTGGCGGTCGTGAAACAGCTCAACCCCGTCCCCAATGTTGACGGAAACGAGTACTACTACAGCGCGACGACGGTCGGCCCCGAGGGCACTACGTCGCCGAGCCACGTGGCGATCTGTCCGCTGCTTAATCAGTGGCAGATTCTTCCGGAGGACCCGCTGGTGGGTTCCGATACGCCCGGCACAGCGAATCCCGCCGGTTGTGCGTGCGGCAGTTGCGCCGGCGATATCAACAACGACGGCTTGGTCAACGGCAAGGATATCAAGCCCTTCACCGACGCCCTGTTGTTCGGCCCCGTGGACGGTTGTGCCGACATCACGCTCGACTCGGCGCTGACCTATGCAGACGTCGGCCCGTTTGCCAATCTCGTCCTCTCCGGCAGCGTGTGCGGCGGCCTGGGCGCCCCCACCGGCACTCGCATCGTCACCTACAATCTGCTGAACTACAGCGGCTCTTCGGCGAGGAACGCGGCGTTCAAGAAGCTGACCAACGCGATGCAGGCCGACGTTATCATCGCCCAGGAAGTCAATGGTTCGGGGGGCGCCAGTGGCTTCCTGACCAACGTTCTGAACGCGGCCGATGGCCCCGGCGGCTACGCCATGGCCGAATTCACCGACGGTCCGGACACCGACAACGCGCTCTACTACCGGACGATCAAGCTGGATTACACCAACGGTAATCACGTCGTCCTGGCGACGGCACTGCGAAACGTCGATCGCTGGTTCCTGTCACATGACGGCCAGGGCGCCGCCGGCCAGTTCTACGTCTATTCCGCGCACCTTCGCGCAGGTCAGGGTCAGACCAACGTCGACGCCCGTGCCGCCGAGGCGGCCATCATGCGGGCCGACGCCAATGCCCTGCCCGGCGGTTCGCGATTCATCTACGCCGGCGACTTCAACCTCTACAACGGCAACATCGCCGACCTGCCGGACAATCCGGCCGAAACGGCATGGGGTAACTTGACGGCTGTCGGCGCCGGGCGCGGCAATGACCCGATCAGCCAGATCGGCATCTGGCACGCCAACGGCGCGTTCGATTCCTACCACACGCAGTCGCCGCACAATGACAACCCCGGCGCCCCCGGCAACGCGACGGGTGGCGGCATGGACGACCGATTCGACTTCATGCTCGTCTCCGACAATATGCTCGGCGGCGGTTCCGGTCTGAAGTACCTCACTGGCACCTACAAGGCATATGGCCAGGACGGCAATCACTTGAACTTGGACATCAACGACCCGCCGACCATTCCGGAGGGTACGTTCATCGCCGATCAATTGCATTCGGCGTCGGATCACCTCCCGGTCGTGATGGAGGTACGTATCGTTCCCTAA
- a CDS encoding prepilin-type N-terminal cleavage/methylation domain-containing protein, which translates to MKHCRTPSKAFTLVELLVTISIIALLASILLPALGKAREAGRASACAGNLRSFGSAFQIYASQDSMGAMTSGAFDHLRDGDVRKYGWVADVINLKVGSPGKMLCPSNRWTINEKVADYTGAGASGASNPLREHDVPIVPVGPKSADFWAAGYNTNYATTWHLVRGDPTAADGYGINGNTDDPSKSPLDGDGPLNQKHFSNLLTTPDQVALIGDSRAGDGAEASVTAPMAQTINTFADSSVVNSGDYTVESFTDGMAVDFSVVSGNAGEKVHEINDIAPVHNPKKGDYLGGFTNVLFSDGHVAAVNDNGGENDAPDGWIGPYKANGSGNFEINNSAYKEVRGKIWLQRLRSKASSGGGSSEG; encoded by the coding sequence GTGAAACACTGCCGCACCCCCTCGAAAGCGTTCACTTTGGTCGAGCTGCTGGTCACGATTTCCATCATTGCCCTCCTGGCAAGCATCCTGCTGCCGGCCCTGGGCAAGGCCCGCGAAGCCGGACGGGCCTCCGCGTGCGCGGGAAACCTGCGCTCGTTCGGAAGCGCCTTTCAGATTTACGCCAGCCAGGACAGCATGGGGGCGATGACCTCCGGTGCGTTTGACCATCTTCGGGACGGCGACGTCCGCAAGTACGGCTGGGTGGCGGATGTCATCAATCTGAAAGTAGGCTCGCCCGGTAAGATGCTCTGCCCGAGCAATCGCTGGACGATTAACGAAAAGGTCGCTGACTACACGGGAGCGGGCGCATCGGGGGCCAGCAACCCGCTGCGCGAGCATGACGTGCCGATCGTTCCCGTGGGGCCGAAGTCCGCCGATTTCTGGGCGGCGGGCTACAACACGAATTACGCCACGACGTGGCACCTGGTGCGCGGCGACCCCACGGCGGCCGATGGCTACGGGATCAACGGCAATACCGACGATCCCTCGAAATCACCGCTGGATGGCGACGGCCCGCTGAACCAGAAGCACTTTTCCAATTTGCTGACCACGCCGGACCAGGTGGCATTGATCGGCGACTCTCGCGCGGGCGACGGCGCGGAAGCGTCCGTCACCGCTCCGATGGCCCAGACCATTAATACATTTGCCGATAGTTCGGTCGTGAATTCCGGCGACTACACGGTCGAGTCGTTTACCGACGGGATGGCCGTCGATTTCAGCGTCGTCAGCGGCAACGCGGGTGAGAAAGTGCACGAAATCAACGACATCGCCCCGGTCCACAATCCCAAGAAGGGAGATTACCTCGGCGGATTCACCAACGTCCTGTTCTCAGATGGCCATGTCGCCGCGGTCAACGATAATGGTGGAGAGAATGACGCCCCCGATGGATGGATCGGTCCCTATAAGGCGAACGGCTCCGGAAACTTTGAGATCAACAACAGCGCGTACAAAGAAGTTCGCGGAAAGATCTGGCTCCAGCGGCTGCGGTCGAAGGCCTCGTCCGGCGGAGGCAGCAGCGAAGGCTAA
- a CDS encoding CPBP family intramembrane glutamic endopeptidase, translating into MIALLLLAAVPVVMWAVQTAQFRRAGFPIRWRIDADGAPKSVRAGGRIATQISLFAVIVAYPLICGQGVLAYYQSLLPPGPLMLQFIHGAAVSVLFLCFLFGVWLATGRLEIDIHHSRKKWIRRLVLLIPTALFGAFVEELLFRGVLLNDLLLTSWIPRPIAIAAGAVIFAAAHYVRAVKRRWTFPGHVMLGLLLCVAFVQTRTLWLPAGLHAGGILAIMGLRPFVRYRGPAWITGASIFPFAGVVGIAGLALLTGFVHRYYGPP; encoded by the coding sequence ATGATTGCCCTGCTTCTTTTGGCCGCGGTACCGGTTGTGATGTGGGCCGTGCAGACGGCGCAGTTCCGTCGGGCAGGTTTTCCCATTCGCTGGCGAATTGACGCCGATGGCGCGCCGAAGAGCGTGCGGGCCGGCGGGCGGATCGCCACGCAGATTTCGCTCTTTGCCGTTATCGTTGCCTATCCGCTGATCTGCGGCCAGGGCGTCCTTGCCTACTATCAATCGCTGCTTCCGCCCGGGCCGCTGATGCTTCAATTCATTCACGGGGCGGCGGTCTCGGTGCTATTTCTCTGTTTCCTGTTCGGAGTCTGGCTGGCGACCGGGAGGCTGGAGATCGACATCCACCACTCCCGCAAGAAGTGGATCCGCCGACTCGTCCTTCTCATTCCGACCGCCCTGTTCGGCGCATTTGTGGAAGAACTGCTCTTTCGCGGCGTGCTGCTGAACGACCTTCTACTGACGTCGTGGATTCCAAGGCCGATCGCGATCGCCGCCGGCGCGGTAATCTTTGCCGCCGCCCATTACGTCCGCGCGGTCAAGCGGCGCTGGACCTTTCCCGGTCACGTCATGCTCGGCCTGCTCCTTTGCGTCGCGTTCGTGCAAACACGTACTCTCTGGCTGCCCGCCGGCCTGCACGCAGGCGGAATCTTGGCCATCATGGGCCTCCGGCCGTTCGTGCGCTATCGCGGCCCGGCATGGATAACGGGCGCGAGCATCTTCCCCTTCGCCGGCGTTGTCGGCATCGCCGGGCTCGCCCTGTTGACGGGCTTTGTCCATCGCTACTATGGGCCGCCATGA
- a CDS encoding S9 family peptidase produces MIRSVVCVVVTLSMGTWAASSAVAAEPHPFSIHDMLAMERISDHHVSPDGKRIVFVLRTTDLEANKGRTDLWLVDADGSNLRRLTTHPDADNNPRWSPDGQSILFLSTRSGSSQVWRIAVEGGEAQRLTTEPLDVSNLVVSPDGKQIAYSMDVFPDASPAETKERLDKIEKSKETGRVYDKLFIRHWDTWKDGRRSHVFVRSLDGKESVDVLKGQDTDSPSKPFGGPEEIAFTPDSKSIVYVTRDGGREEAWSTDLNLYVIAIDGSGKARCLTCANDALDTSPVFSPDGKTLAYLAMSRAGYEADKQTIMLMSWPEGTTKPLTDKWDRSADGITWSSNGTIFTTAQNVGQKSLFAIDAKGGDAKSTVWEGSIGGPEIAGDRIVYAMNSLRGPAELYSVKFDGSDIQPITKINAERLAAAKMGAPEQFSFTGWNGEKVYGYVVMPIDLDVTKKYPVAFLIHGGPQGSFGNDFHYRWNPQAYAGAGYAAVMIDFHGSTGYGQAFCDAIRGDWGGKPLEDLQKGLDAALQKYPWMDRDRIGALGASYGGYMINWIAGNWPDRFRCLVSHDGNLCERLAYFDTEELWFPEWEHGGTPWENPEGYEKHNPLNHVKNWKTPMLIIHGGLDFRVVETQGMSVFAAAQRRGIPSKFLYFPDENHWVLKPANSILWHETVLGWLDQWTKK; encoded by the coding sequence ATGATTCGATCAGTGGTGTGCGTCGTTGTCACGCTTTCGATGGGAACGTGGGCCGCATCGTCGGCCGTCGCCGCCGAGCCGCATCCCTTCAGCATCCACGACATGCTGGCCATGGAGCGAATCAGCGACCATCACGTCTCACCGGACGGTAAGCGGATCGTCTTCGTACTTCGCACCACCGATCTGGAGGCCAACAAGGGCCGCACCGATCTCTGGCTGGTGGACGCGGACGGCTCGAATTTGCGCCGGCTTACGACGCATCCCGACGCCGACAATAACCCCCGCTGGTCGCCGGACGGACAGTCGATCCTTTTCCTCTCTACCCGCTCAGGCTCGTCACAGGTCTGGCGCATTGCGGTTGAGGGAGGAGAGGCTCAACGACTGACCACCGAGCCACTGGATGTCTCCAACCTCGTTGTCTCACCCGACGGAAAGCAGATCGCCTACAGCATGGATGTCTTCCCCGACGCCTCGCCCGCCGAGACGAAAGAGCGACTCGACAAGATAGAGAAAAGCAAGGAGACCGGCCGCGTATATGACAAGCTCTTCATCCGCCACTGGGACACATGGAAGGATGGCCGGCGTTCGCACGTCTTCGTCCGTTCGCTCGACGGGAAAGAGTCTGTCGATGTCCTGAAGGGGCAGGATACGGATTCGCCGAGCAAGCCCTTCGGTGGTCCCGAGGAAATCGCGTTTACCCCGGACTCCAAATCCATCGTCTATGTCACGCGCGACGGCGGCCGCGAGGAGGCCTGGTCCACCGACCTGAATCTGTATGTCATCGCCATTGACGGCTCCGGCAAGGCCCGATGCCTAACCTGCGCCAACGACGCCCTCGACACTTCGCCGGTCTTTTCGCCCGACGGCAAGACGCTGGCGTATCTGGCAATGTCGCGCGCCGGCTACGAGGCGGACAAGCAGACGATCATGCTCATGTCCTGGCCGGAGGGAACGACGAAGCCGTTGACGGACAAGTGGGACCGCTCCGCCGACGGAATCACCTGGTCGTCCAATGGCACGATCTTCACGACCGCACAGAATGTCGGTCAAAAGTCGCTGTTCGCCATCGACGCGAAAGGCGGCGACGCGAAGAGCACTGTCTGGGAGGGTTCGATCGGCGGCCCCGAGATTGCGGGCGACCGAATCGTGTATGCCATGAACAGCCTGCGCGGTCCGGCGGAACTGTACAGCGTCAAGTTCGACGGCTCGGACATCCAACCCATCACGAAGATCAACGCCGAGCGGCTCGCCGCCGCCAAAATGGGCGCTCCTGAGCAATTTTCCTTCACCGGCTGGAACGGCGAAAAAGTGTACGGGTATGTCGTCATGCCCATCGACCTGGATGTGACCAAAAAATACCCTGTGGCTTTTCTCATCCACGGCGGCCCGCAGGGTTCGTTCGGCAACGACTTTCATTATCGCTGGAACCCGCAAGCCTACGCCGGGGCCGGTTACGCCGCCGTCATGATCGATTTTCACGGTTCGACGGGCTACGGTCAGGCGTTTTGCGACGCGATCCGGGGCGACTGGGGCGGCAAGCCGCTGGAGGACCTGCAAAAGGGCCTCGACGCCGCGCTGCAGAAATACCCGTGGATGGATCGGGATCGGATTGGCGCCTTGGGGGCGTCGTACGGTGGCTATATGATCAACTGGATCGCGGGGAATTGGCCGGATCGCTTCCGATGTCTGGTCAGTCACGACGGGAATCTCTGCGAGCGTCTAGCCTACTTCGATACGGAAGAGCTGTGGTTCCCCGAGTGGGAGCATGGCGGCACGCCTTGGGAAAATCCCGAAGGCTACGAGAAGCACAACCCGCTCAACCACGTGAAGAATTGGAAGACGCCGATGCTCATCATCCACGGCGGCTTGGATTTCCGCGTCGTCGAGACGCAGGGGATGTCGGTCTTTGCGGCCGCCCAGCGCCGGGGCATCCCCAGCAAATTCCTCTATTTCCCCGATGAAAACCACTGGGTCCTCAAGCCCGCCAACAGCATCCTGTGGCACGAGACGGTTTTGGGGTGGCTGGATCAGTGGACAAAAAAGTGA
- a CDS encoding class I SAM-dependent methyltransferase → MNFRNTYQDTDFAAAYAKLEFPGTYYLAFRDLPGILARHVAGRTALDFGCGAGRSTRFLRQLGFDTVGVDIAEEMIRQARATDPAGDYRQIADGDLSTVPAGTFDLVLSAFPFDNIPTWAGKVRLFREMARMLKLDGRIVNLVSSPEIYWHEWASFSTKQFPENRRAKCGDPVRIINTAIGDSRPTVDILWPHDDYLDVYRAGGLQMVEVRRPLGRVDEPYDWVNETRIAPWVIYVLEKTKT, encoded by the coding sequence ATGAACTTCAGGAACACCTATCAAGATACCGACTTCGCCGCCGCCTACGCCAAGCTGGAGTTTCCGGGCACGTATTACCTGGCCTTTCGCGACCTTCCGGGAATCCTGGCCCGGCATGTAGCAGGCCGAACCGCACTGGACTTCGGATGCGGAGCGGGGCGCTCGACCCGCTTCCTCCGCCAATTGGGATTCGACACGGTCGGAGTCGATATTGCCGAGGAGATGATTCGCCAGGCGCGGGCCACCGATCCAGCCGGCGATTACCGGCAGATCGCGGATGGCGATTTGAGCACCGTGCCCGCCGGTACGTTTGACTTGGTATTGTCAGCATTTCCGTTCGACAACATCCCCACTTGGGCCGGAAAGGTGCGCCTCTTCCGCGAAATGGCACGGATGTTGAAGCTGGACGGCCGAATCGTAAATCTCGTGTCCTCGCCGGAGATTTACTGGCACGAGTGGGCTTCTTTCAGCACGAAGCAGTTCCCCGAAAACCGCCGGGCAAAGTGCGGCGATCCGGTGCGGATCATCAATACCGCAATAGGGGATTCGCGACCTACCGTCGACATCCTCTGGCCGCACGACGATTACCTTGACGTGTATCGCGCGGGTGGCCTGCAGATGGTCGAAGTTCGCCGGCCGCTGGGCAGGGTTGATGAACCCTACGATTGGGTCAACGAAACCCGGATCGCGCCGTGGGTCATTTACGTCCTGGAGAAAACGAAAACGTAA